In Pecten maximus chromosome 10, xPecMax1.1, whole genome shotgun sequence, one genomic interval encodes:
- the LOC117335330 gene encoding uncharacterized protein LOC117335330 produces MYAIVDRFSPTSPVGSNGFENNLVYIPSVQEQEQLLNELTFIFATAIIRNIPDVSKYLDNIYPQHLDHKHSKYAGIKTTQYPLGLYDTNENKTDKVIRLLKTLTDLYVPVRNEEVIDAVFFGGDRLTGERVQCAQVALKDSQTSKGRLEGFISKSEDFHRLMNFLEAIFKLTYSTDVAGDPCTVHYYRNLLGHRSVKGKVKNAYRAYKLLYYTILDAICVVLFMDSLGSADMDNLRLPDLSKMTSADRIKWLNDTCQELVHQWFFENTDDICEEMRQFLENPQHQENYWTANHNNGRFRCHRCDKDYKRVSSLKSHESRKHGLSLTRQKKKAVTKER; encoded by the exons ATGTATGCCATTGTTGACAGATTTTCTCCGACAAGTCCAGTGGGGTCAAATGGATTTGAAAATAACCTAGTATACATTCCTTCTGTCCAAGAACAGGAGCAACTACTGAATGAGCTTACATTCATATTTGCAACAGCCATCATCAGAAACATCCCTGATGTATCAAAGTATTTGGATAACATATACCCACAGCATTTGGACCATAAACATAGTAAATATGCAGGAATTAAAACAACACAG TATCCACTTGGACTCTATGACACAAATGAGAACAAGACTGATAAAGTTATCCGTCTCCTGAAAACTCTAACTGATCTATATGTCCCAGTAAGGAATGAAGAGGTCATTGATGCAGTTTTCTTTGGAG GTGATCGTTTGACTGGTGAGCGGGTTCAGTGTGCACAAGTTGCCCTTAAAGACTCGCAAACATCAAAAGGGAGACTGGAGGGTTTTATTTCCAAATCTGAAGACTTTCATCGGCTGATGAATTTTCTTGAA GCAATTTTTAAGTTGACATACAGTACAGACGTGGCAGGTGACCCTTGCACAGTACACTACTACAGAAACCTTCTTGGTCACAGAAGTGTAAAGGGCAAGGTAAAGAACGCATATAGAGCATACAAGTTGTTGTACTACACAATTTTAGATGCCATATGTGTAGTGCTGTTCATGGACAGTCTGGGATCTGCGGATATGGACAACCTGCGACTACCAGATCTTTCCAAGATGACATCAGCAGACAGAATAAAATGGCTAAATGACACGTGTCAAGAGTTGGTCCATCAATGGTTTTTCGAAAACACAGATGACATATGTGAGGAAATGAGACAATTTTTGGAGAATCCTCAGCATCAGGAGAACTATTGGACAGCAAATCACAATAATGGTCGATTCAGGTGTCATCGTTGTGATAAAGATTACAAAAGAGTCAGTTCTTTAAAATCACATGAATCTCGAAAACACGGAttgtcactgaccagacagaaGAAGAAAGCGGTAACAAAAGAAAGATGA